A stretch of Pygocentrus nattereri isolate fPygNat1 chromosome 8, fPygNat1.pri, whole genome shotgun sequence DNA encodes these proteins:
- the eif4ea gene encoding eukaryotic translation initiation factor 4E-1A isoform X1, whose translation MASAEPEITPNTLHTEEEKNDAVGQEIVSPDDYIKHPLQNRWALWFFKNDKSKTWQANLRLISKFDTVEDFWALYNHIQLSSNLMSGCDYSLFKDGIEPMWEDERNKKGGRWLITLSKQQRRADLDRFWLETLLCLVGEAFDDHSDDVCGAVVNIRTKGDKIAIWTTDYENKDAVVHIGRVYKARLGVPPNIIIGYQSHADTATKSGSTTKNKFVV comes from the exons ATGGCTTCGGCTGAACCG GAAATAACCCCAAATACACTTCATactgaagaagagaaaaatgatGCTGTTGGGCAAGAAATTGTGAGTCCTGATGACTACATTAAACATCCACTACAGAACAG atgggctctgtggttctttaaaaaCGACAAAAGCAAAACCTGGCAAGCTAACCTGCGGCTCATCTCCAAATTCGACACAGTTGAAGACTTTTGGGC GCTTTACAACCACATTCAGTTATCAAGCAACTTAATGTCTGGATGTGACTACTCACTCTTTAAG GATGGTATTGAGCCCATGTGGGAGGATGAGAGGAATAAGAAAGGAGGCCGCTGGCTCATCACTCTCTCCAAACAGCAACGAAGAGCCGACCTGGACCGCTTCTGGCTCGAGACG CTTCTGTGTCTGGTGGGGGAAGCATTTGATGACCACAGCGATGACGTCTGTGGTGCCGTCGTCAACATTCGGACAAAAGGAGACAAGATAGCAATATGGACGACAGACTACGAAAATAAAGATGCAGTCGTACACATCGG GCGAGTCTACAAGGCCCGGTTAGGCGTGCCGCCCAACATCATCATTGGATACCAGTCACATGCAGACACAGCTACAAAAAGTGGCTCCACTACCAAGAACAAGTTTGTGGTCTGA
- the eif4ea gene encoding eukaryotic translation initiation factor 4E-1A isoform X2: protein MMLLGKKLWALWFFKNDKSKTWQANLRLISKFDTVEDFWALYNHIQLSSNLMSGCDYSLFKDGIEPMWEDERNKKGGRWLITLSKQQRRADLDRFWLETLLCLVGEAFDDHSDDVCGAVVNIRTKGDKIAIWTTDYENKDAVVHIGRVYKARLGVPPNIIIGYQSHADTATKSGSTTKNKFVV from the exons atgatGCTGTTGGGCAAGAAATT atgggctctgtggttctttaaaaaCGACAAAAGCAAAACCTGGCAAGCTAACCTGCGGCTCATCTCCAAATTCGACACAGTTGAAGACTTTTGGGC GCTTTACAACCACATTCAGTTATCAAGCAACTTAATGTCTGGATGTGACTACTCACTCTTTAAG GATGGTATTGAGCCCATGTGGGAGGATGAGAGGAATAAGAAAGGAGGCCGCTGGCTCATCACTCTCTCCAAACAGCAACGAAGAGCCGACCTGGACCGCTTCTGGCTCGAGACG CTTCTGTGTCTGGTGGGGGAAGCATTTGATGACCACAGCGATGACGTCTGTGGTGCCGTCGTCAACATTCGGACAAAAGGAGACAAGATAGCAATATGGACGACAGACTACGAAAATAAAGATGCAGTCGTACACATCGG GCGAGTCTACAAGGCCCGGTTAGGCGTGCCGCCCAACATCATCATTGGATACCAGTCACATGCAGACACAGCTACAAAAAGTGGCTCCACTACCAAGAACAAGTTTGTGGTCTGA